A single window of Pseudarthrobacter defluvii DNA harbors:
- a CDS encoding deoxyguanosinetriphosphate triphosphohydrolase: MAASRTAGTPTAALALPGYDTHDSARWVEEPPKSTYRSDFERDRARVLHSSALRRLGAKTQVVAPDTDDFVRTRLTHSLEVAQVGRELGRALGCDPDVVDTACLSHDLGHPPFGHNGESALNEVAHAIGGFEGNAQTLRLLTRLEPKVLTADGQPAGLNLTRASLDAASKYPWSALEAPVIHGQRTSKFGAYEDDLPIFNWIREGAPERRTCLEAQVMDLADDISYSVHDVEDAIVAGHFQLRWMDNPDHRARVVGYAKQWYLPHNDPAAIDAALARLEATDVWVREADGSRKSMAALKNMTSQLIGRFCQSALETTRAVYGPENLTRYNAELMVPDETVMEIAVMKGLATTFVMTTEHRQPIYERQREVLHALVTALSATGDRHLEPMFAADWRAADDDGARLRVVIDQVASLTDGSALAMYERLVGSLPSLW, from the coding sequence ATGGCCGCAAGCCGTACCGCCGGAACCCCCACTGCAGCCCTGGCGCTGCCCGGTTACGACACGCACGATTCCGCCCGGTGGGTGGAGGAGCCGCCCAAGAGCACCTACCGCTCCGATTTTGAGCGGGACCGCGCCCGGGTGCTGCACTCCTCGGCGCTGCGCCGGCTGGGCGCCAAAACCCAGGTGGTGGCGCCGGACACGGATGACTTTGTCCGCACCCGCCTCACCCACAGCCTGGAGGTGGCGCAGGTGGGCCGGGAACTGGGCCGGGCCCTGGGGTGCGACCCCGACGTCGTGGACACCGCCTGCCTGAGCCATGACCTCGGCCACCCGCCCTTCGGCCACAACGGGGAATCGGCATTGAACGAGGTGGCGCATGCCATCGGCGGCTTCGAAGGCAATGCCCAGACCCTCCGCCTGCTCACGCGGCTCGAACCCAAGGTGCTCACTGCTGACGGCCAGCCCGCCGGACTGAACCTCACGCGCGCAAGCCTGGATGCGGCGTCGAAATATCCCTGGTCAGCCCTGGAAGCTCCGGTGATCCACGGGCAGCGGACCAGCAAGTTCGGTGCCTACGAGGATGACCTGCCCATCTTCAACTGGATCCGCGAAGGCGCCCCGGAACGCCGGACCTGCCTTGAAGCGCAGGTGATGGACCTGGCGGACGACATCTCCTACTCAGTGCACGACGTGGAGGATGCGATCGTCGCCGGCCACTTCCAGCTGCGCTGGATGGACAACCCGGACCACCGTGCCCGTGTGGTGGGGTACGCCAAGCAGTGGTACCTGCCGCACAACGACCCCGCAGCCATCGACGCCGCACTGGCCCGCCTGGAGGCCACCGACGTGTGGGTGCGCGAGGCGGACGGCAGCCGCAAGTCCATGGCTGCGCTGAAGAATATGACCAGCCAGCTGATTGGCCGGTTCTGCCAGAGCGCCCTGGAAACCACCCGCGCCGTGTACGGGCCGGAGAACCTGACCCGGTACAACGCCGAACTCATGGTTCCCGATGAGACGGTCATGGAGATCGCGGTCATGAAGGGCCTTGCCACCACCTTCGTCATGACCACCGAACACCGGCAGCCCATCTACGAGCGCCAGCGGGAAGTCCTCCACGCACTGGTCACCGCCCTGAGCGCCACCGGTGACCGGCACCTGGAGCCGATGTTCGCTGCGGACTGGCGGGCGGCGGACGACGACGGTGCGCGCCTTCGCGTGGTCATCGACCAGGTGGCGTCGCTCACCGACGGGTCGGCCCTGGCAATGTACGAGCGCCTGGTGGGGAGCCTGCCCTCGCTCTGGTGA
- a CDS encoding GNAT family N-acetyltransferase, whose protein sequence is MAIEYREWRDGDDLALLEIWGDPDTAQARQFRGALAVSSNGRDGMPWRRCVVAEDVVDGVGIPVAAGVVYEASLHPERLWTYIEVAKDHRRAGIGASLLTMLRREAEHAPSGVTKLRAKVEPGTAGAAFAEAFGLAPIQRSRLAVVEPGALRLPVFPDKDHGGRPIDGENAGSDVVMDLATGSVELTDVVGRYYTSIHGWDSPGVLSVGQVQKLFLDELTGAHGAIVLRAQPESAFGQGVAPTKKGRIRAFAVSYAAPADPDAAPGAETAGPETPTDVFVGHEPSLTADDAAEAVRDILALIAYQHPVMLELDDSMTALRAAVEPLLESGKARLAGGETLVVSD, encoded by the coding sequence ATGGCCATCGAATACCGCGAATGGCGCGACGGCGACGACCTGGCGCTCCTGGAAATCTGGGGTGACCCGGACACCGCCCAGGCCCGCCAGTTCCGTGGCGCCCTCGCCGTCTCCTCCAACGGCAGGGACGGCATGCCCTGGCGCCGCTGCGTCGTGGCGGAAGACGTCGTTGACGGCGTGGGCATTCCCGTGGCCGCCGGCGTGGTCTATGAAGCGTCGCTGCACCCGGAGCGCCTGTGGACGTACATCGAAGTGGCGAAGGACCATCGCCGCGCGGGCATCGGTGCCAGCCTCCTGACCATGCTGCGGCGGGAAGCCGAACACGCGCCGTCGGGCGTTACCAAACTGCGGGCCAAGGTGGAGCCCGGCACGGCCGGTGCCGCGTTCGCCGAAGCCTTCGGCCTGGCGCCGATCCAGCGCTCCCGGCTGGCCGTCGTCGAACCGGGGGCCCTCCGGCTGCCGGTCTTCCCGGACAAGGACCACGGCGGGCGCCCCATTGACGGCGAAAACGCCGGCTCCGACGTGGTGATGGACCTGGCCACAGGCTCCGTGGAGCTGACGGACGTGGTGGGCCGGTACTACACCTCCATCCACGGCTGGGACTCTCCGGGGGTGCTGTCCGTGGGCCAGGTGCAGAAGCTGTTCCTGGACGAGCTCACCGGAGCCCACGGCGCCATCGTGCTGCGGGCCCAGCCCGAGTCCGCGTTCGGCCAAGGGGTGGCACCCACTAAGAAGGGACGCATCCGCGCGTTCGCGGTCAGCTATGCCGCGCCTGCCGATCCCGACGCAGCGCCGGGTGCTGAGACCGCGGGGCCGGAAACGCCCACCGACGTCTTCGTAGGGCACGAGCCATCGCTCACCGCTGACGACGCCGCCGAAGCGGTCCGCGACATCCTTGCCCTGATCGCGTACCAGCACCCTGTCATGCTGGAACTGGACGATTCCATGACCGCCCTGCGCGCCGCCGTCGAGCCCCTCCTTGAGAGCGGCAAAGCGCGGCTGGCGGGCGGGGAAACCCTGGTGGTCTCGGACTAG
- the dusB gene encoding tRNA dihydrouridine synthase DusB, which produces MTVAATPPAPKLELPPLKLGPITVDTPVILAPMAGITNSAFRRLCREYGGGMYVAEMVTSRALVERTPESLRIISHDDDEKVRSVQLYGVDPVTVGAAVRMLVEEDRADHIDLNFGCPVPKVTRRGGGSALPWKIDLFTAIVQTAVKEASKGNVPLTIKMRKGIDDDHLTYLDAGRIARDAGVAAVALHGRTAAQFYSGQADWSAIARLREALPDIPVLGNGDIWSAEDAVRMVRETGVDGVVVGRGCQGRPWLFGDLQAAFEGSDVRHRPNLRQVAEGVYRHAELMVETFGDEGKALREIRKHIAWYFKGYVVGGELRTRLALVTSLEVLRDTLAELDLDSPYPGVDAEGPRGRAGSPKKPALPKDWLDSRALNDDQSRDISAAELDVSGG; this is translated from the coding sequence GTGACTGTTGCAGCAACTCCTCCCGCCCCCAAGCTGGAACTCCCGCCCCTGAAGCTGGGACCCATCACGGTTGACACCCCGGTGATCCTGGCCCCCATGGCCGGCATCACCAACTCCGCCTTCCGCAGGCTGTGCCGTGAATACGGCGGCGGCATGTACGTGGCGGAGATGGTCACGTCCCGCGCGCTGGTGGAACGGACGCCCGAGTCCCTGCGGATCATTTCGCACGACGACGATGAAAAAGTCCGTTCCGTCCAGCTGTACGGTGTGGACCCCGTGACCGTAGGCGCCGCCGTCCGGATGCTCGTTGAGGAAGACCGGGCCGACCACATCGACCTCAACTTCGGCTGCCCCGTCCCCAAGGTGACCCGGCGCGGCGGCGGCTCTGCCCTGCCGTGGAAGATCGACCTCTTCACCGCCATCGTGCAGACCGCCGTCAAGGAAGCGTCCAAAGGCAACGTTCCGCTGACCATCAAGATGCGCAAGGGCATCGACGATGACCACCTGACGTACCTCGACGCAGGCCGCATCGCCCGCGATGCCGGTGTGGCCGCCGTCGCGCTCCACGGCCGCACCGCCGCCCAGTTCTACTCCGGCCAGGCCGACTGGTCCGCCATCGCCCGGCTCCGCGAGGCGTTGCCTGACATCCCGGTGCTGGGCAACGGCGACATCTGGTCTGCCGAGGACGCCGTCAGGATGGTCCGGGAAACAGGCGTTGACGGAGTGGTGGTAGGCCGCGGCTGCCAGGGCCGGCCCTGGCTCTTCGGCGACCTGCAGGCCGCGTTCGAGGGCAGCGACGTCCGCCACCGCCCCAACCTCCGCCAGGTGGCCGAGGGCGTGTACCGGCACGCCGAACTGATGGTGGAGACCTTTGGCGACGAAGGCAAGGCCCTGCGCGAGATCCGCAAGCACATCGCCTGGTACTTCAAGGGCTACGTGGTGGGCGGCGAACTGCGGACCCGGCTGGCCCTGGTCACCAGCCTGGAAGTGCTCCGGGATACCCTCGCCGAGCTGGACCTGGACTCGCCCTATCCAGGGGTGGACGCGGAAGGTCCACGCGGCCGCGCCGGCTCGCCCAAGAAGCCTGCACTGCCCAAGGACTGGCTGGACTCCCGCGCCCTGAACGACGACCAGTCCCGGGACATCTCCGCCGCGGAACTGGATGTGTCCGGTGGCTGA
- a CDS encoding YibE/F family protein, with product MAARSKANRILAALLIPLALLTLAGMAALWPSGSKEGISLANPYSTAPGVTFDTGAIQSVATGSCMQGMGQQGGSQQGTDQQGTNQQGPGQQGSTQQPPGQGTECTFALTEPDKGGSPVKVVINPDVASSHGVKPGDQIRYLNLSNVQGATASQGSPAYIFVDFVRTLPIILLAVLYAVVVIAVARWRGLRALIGLVGAYFVLANFLLPGLVEGKPPLLLALVGSTVIMIGVLYFAHGFSARTSTALLGTIFGLAITALLAAWATDAANLAGVGSHDAATLVNTSSNISISGVILCGLIISGLGVLNDVTITQSSAVWELYELAPASSARKLFTSAMRIGRDHIASTVYTIAFAYAGAALPILIIVMLYDRPLMDTLTSAELSEEVIRTLVGSIGLVLAIPVTTLIAVLVVKATGVRAAAQAENAAPGAGKHDDGHGHVDDVADTGALAAAALEERGRRTAVEPTAEPPVEPATRRGRRADRG from the coding sequence ATGGCTGCCCGCAGCAAGGCGAACCGCATCCTGGCCGCACTGCTCATTCCGCTGGCACTCTTAACCCTGGCGGGGATGGCCGCGCTCTGGCCATCGGGGAGCAAGGAAGGGATCTCGCTCGCCAACCCGTACTCCACCGCTCCCGGTGTCACCTTCGATACGGGCGCCATCCAGAGCGTGGCGACCGGCAGCTGCATGCAGGGCATGGGCCAGCAGGGCGGCAGCCAACAGGGAACGGATCAGCAGGGTACAAATCAGCAGGGGCCAGGCCAACAAGGCAGCACGCAGCAGCCGCCGGGCCAGGGGACCGAATGTACCTTTGCCCTGACCGAGCCGGACAAAGGTGGAAGCCCCGTGAAAGTGGTCATCAACCCGGATGTGGCCTCCTCCCATGGCGTAAAACCCGGGGACCAGATCCGCTACCTCAATCTGTCCAACGTCCAGGGAGCCACGGCGTCGCAGGGTTCGCCGGCCTACATTTTCGTTGACTTCGTCCGCACCCTGCCGATCATCCTGCTGGCCGTGCTCTACGCCGTGGTGGTCATCGCCGTCGCCAGGTGGCGGGGGTTGCGCGCCCTCATCGGCCTGGTTGGCGCGTACTTCGTGCTCGCCAACTTCCTGTTGCCGGGCCTGGTGGAAGGCAAGCCGCCACTGTTGCTGGCCCTGGTGGGCTCCACCGTGATCATGATCGGAGTGCTGTACTTCGCCCACGGATTCTCCGCGCGCACCTCCACGGCACTCCTGGGCACCATCTTCGGGCTGGCCATCACAGCCCTGCTGGCAGCCTGGGCCACGGACGCCGCCAACCTCGCCGGCGTGGGCAGCCACGACGCCGCCACCCTGGTGAACACATCGTCCAACATCTCAATCTCCGGCGTGATCCTCTGCGGACTCATCATCTCCGGCCTGGGCGTCCTCAACGACGTCACCATCACGCAGTCCTCGGCTGTCTGGGAACTCTACGAACTGGCACCCGCCAGCAGCGCCCGGAAACTGTTCACCTCCGCCATGCGGATCGGCCGCGACCACATCGCCTCCACCGTGTACACCATTGCCTTTGCCTACGCCGGCGCGGCGCTGCCCATCCTGATCATCGTGATGCTCTACGACCGGCCGCTGATGGACACCCTCACCAGCGCCGAACTCTCCGAGGAGGTCATCCGGACACTGGTCGGTTCCATCGGCCTGGTCCTGGCCATTCCCGTCACCACCCTGATTGCCGTGCTCGTGGTCAAGGCTACTGGCGTCAGGGCTGCGGCCCAGGCAGAGAACGCGGCACCTGGCGCCGGAAAGCACGACGACGGGCACGGCCACGTGGACGATGTTGCGGACACCGGGGCGCTCGCCGCCGCCGCGCTTGAGGAACGCGGGCGGCGCACCGCCGTCGAACCTACCGCCGAACCCCCTGTTGAGCCCGCTACCCGGCGGGGACGGCGGGCCGACCGGGGTTGA
- a CDS encoding globin domain-containing protein: MLSDTSYPVIQATLPVVGENIREIASRFYTHMFQEHPELLNGLFNRGNQADGRQQQALAGSVAAFAGFLINDPTHLPDHLLSRISHKHVSLGLSPEQYQVVHDNLMWAIVDVLGDAVTPDVAAAWDEVYWLMANMLINKERGLYDAVRLSPETVWRTWRVAEKIQETEDVVSFVVERTDEREVKPSLPGQYVTIRMQMRDGVLQPRQYSLTQADDGQHRRFAVKRVRTEGAPDGEMSNLLHDHVNVGDEVTLSAPFGDVVLEYTDRPVVLASAGIGVTPMAGMLSHLVKSGSQRKVLFLHAGESPASFALRKQVTADLAALPDASLTSWFLNPDGEGSSAGGENGSVHSGFMNVKDIQLPPDAEYYLCGPMPFMQAVRTALVGAGVPAKDIQYEVFGPDLWLADYQ, from the coding sequence ATGCTTTCCGACACCTCGTATCCCGTGATCCAGGCGACCCTTCCCGTCGTCGGCGAAAACATCCGGGAGATCGCCTCCCGTTTCTACACGCACATGTTCCAGGAACACCCCGAACTGCTCAACGGCCTGTTCAACCGCGGCAACCAGGCCGACGGCCGGCAGCAGCAGGCCCTGGCCGGTTCCGTTGCCGCCTTTGCCGGCTTCCTCATCAACGACCCCACCCACCTGCCGGACCACCTGCTGTCCCGCATCTCGCACAAGCACGTGTCCCTGGGCCTGAGCCCCGAGCAGTACCAGGTGGTGCACGACAACCTGATGTGGGCCATCGTCGATGTCCTGGGCGATGCCGTAACACCGGATGTGGCCGCGGCCTGGGACGAGGTCTACTGGCTGATGGCCAACATGCTCATCAACAAGGAACGCGGCCTGTACGACGCCGTGCGGTTGAGCCCGGAAACCGTGTGGCGTACCTGGCGGGTGGCCGAAAAGATCCAGGAAACCGAGGACGTGGTCAGTTTCGTGGTGGAGCGGACCGACGAGCGGGAGGTCAAGCCGTCGCTCCCTGGACAGTACGTCACCATCCGGATGCAGATGCGCGACGGCGTCCTGCAGCCCCGCCAGTACAGCCTCACCCAGGCAGACGATGGCCAGCACCGGCGGTTCGCCGTCAAGCGGGTGCGCACGGAGGGTGCGCCCGACGGGGAGATGTCCAACCTCCTGCACGACCACGTCAACGTGGGCGACGAGGTCACCCTCTCCGCGCCCTTCGGCGATGTGGTGCTGGAATACACCGACCGGCCCGTGGTGCTGGCAAGCGCAGGGATCGGGGTCACCCCCATGGCCGGCATGCTGTCCCACCTGGTCAAGTCGGGTTCCCAGCGGAAGGTCCTGTTCCTGCACGCCGGGGAGTCCCCCGCCTCGTTTGCACTGCGGAAGCAGGTGACGGCGGACCTCGCTGCCCTCCCCGATGCCTCGCTGACGTCGTGGTTCCTCAATCCGGACGGCGAGGGGTCCTCCGCGGGCGGCGAAAACGGCAGCGTCCACTCGGGGTTCATGAACGTCAAGGACATCCAGTTGCCGCCGGACGCCGAGTATTACCTCTGCGGCCCCATGCCGTTCATGCAGGCCGTCCGGACCGCCCTGGTGGGCGCAGGGGTCCCGGCCAAGGACATCCAGTACGAAGTCTTTGGACCGGACCTCTGGCTGGCCGACTACCAGTAG
- a CDS encoding lysophospholipid acyltransferase family protein — protein MPWRPPPNDRFYRLIVRTGQFLRWALQLGIGVSGLEHLPTAHPRSGPSREATPGTGAVFAVTHFGYLDFAVLELLLWRRTGAQLRFLVHQGAADHWLAGPAISATGQIVVGYTDHHWDAYDAAVAKLRAGEYLAVFPEAGVSRSFTVRECRSGAVRMAAEAGVPVIPVSVWGAHRILTRGHGFSPRRSWRAPVRVQVDKPMVFPRDVDVDAATERLRSTLQAGIEDCIAGFPLQPEPGAWWMPAHLGGSAPTDAQRQLLDAADAAAGRRRAPRTK, from the coding sequence ATGCCCTGGCGTCCCCCACCCAACGACCGCTTCTACCGGCTGATCGTCCGCACGGGGCAGTTCCTGCGCTGGGCCCTTCAGCTGGGTATCGGTGTCTCGGGGCTGGAGCACCTCCCCACGGCACACCCGCGAAGCGGCCCGTCCAGGGAGGCGACACCCGGCACCGGGGCGGTCTTTGCCGTCACACACTTCGGCTACCTGGACTTCGCCGTCCTTGAGCTGCTCCTGTGGCGCCGCACCGGCGCCCAGCTGCGGTTTTTGGTCCACCAGGGCGCGGCGGACCATTGGCTGGCTGGCCCCGCCATCAGTGCCACAGGCCAGATAGTGGTGGGGTACACGGACCACCACTGGGACGCCTACGACGCCGCCGTGGCCAAGCTGCGGGCCGGCGAATATTTGGCGGTCTTTCCCGAGGCGGGGGTGAGCCGGAGTTTCACCGTGCGTGAGTGCCGGAGCGGGGCTGTCCGGATGGCGGCGGAGGCAGGCGTCCCGGTCATCCCGGTGTCTGTCTGGGGCGCCCACCGGATCCTGACCCGCGGCCATGGCTTCTCCCCGCGGCGCAGCTGGCGCGCGCCCGTCCGGGTCCAGGTTGACAAGCCGATGGTGTTTCCGCGTGACGTTGATGTGGACGCCGCAACGGAAAGGCTGCGCAGCACACTCCAGGCAGGGATCGAGGACTGCATCGCCGGCTTTCCGCTCCAGCCAGAACCAGGGGCCTGGTGGATGCCGGCACACCTGGGCGGCAGCGCCCCCACCGATGCCCAGCGGCAGCTGCTGGACGCAGCCGACGCAGCCGCGGGCCGCCGTCGTGCTCCCCGCACGAAGTAG
- a CDS encoding FAD:protein FMN transferase yields MWELEATVTVTEPGLLVAAERIVRQVVEAVDRACSRFRSDSELVALQPRMAAGVTVSPMFRLLLERALGAARMTDGDVDPTLGADLAALGHGPDIPGDAPEPPTGGAGTPGRPGIRSVPLSPLPPSPVPVAPRTPGWARVRLDPPHGQKLPSDALSLDALPPDALPSHTLPGDATTPDSAVLTVPAGLHLDLGASAKAVAADLAAAEVYRRLGCGVLVSLGGDLASAGPGPQEGQAEGKSGHWQILVQDLPSDPAQHISLAQGFALATSSTQKRRWQHQGTQVHHILDPRFGLPAEAVWRSVTVSAPTCLEANAFSTAAVVRGFRALDWFRTEGIPARFVDTRGMVTTTGGWPADSHHPAETFSSDESLDSEESLGAADSSSPGGAGHG; encoded by the coding sequence GTGTGGGAACTCGAGGCAACGGTCACGGTCACGGAACCGGGCCTGCTTGTTGCGGCGGAACGGATTGTCCGCCAGGTGGTGGAAGCGGTGGACCGTGCCTGCAGCCGGTTCCGTTCCGATTCTGAACTGGTGGCGCTCCAGCCGCGGATGGCAGCGGGCGTCACAGTGAGCCCCATGTTCCGGCTGCTCCTGGAGCGCGCCCTGGGCGCCGCCAGGATGACCGACGGCGACGTGGACCCCACCCTCGGTGCAGACCTGGCGGCCCTGGGCCACGGACCGGACATACCGGGCGACGCGCCGGAGCCACCCACCGGCGGGGCGGGCACGCCGGGCAGGCCTGGAATCCGGAGCGTACCGCTGTCACCGCTGCCCCCGTCGCCGGTCCCGGTGGCGCCACGGACCCCCGGCTGGGCCCGGGTCCGCCTCGACCCACCCCATGGCCAGAAGCTGCCTTCAGACGCCCTGTCTTTAGACGCCCTGCCTCCAGACGCCCTCCCTTCACATACTTTGCCCGGTGACGCGACAACCCCTGATTCAGCCGTGCTGACGGTTCCGGCCGGACTTCACCTGGACCTGGGCGCATCGGCCAAGGCCGTCGCGGCGGATCTCGCCGCCGCCGAGGTGTACCGGCGGCTGGGCTGCGGAGTGCTCGTAAGCCTGGGCGGCGACCTGGCAAGCGCAGGGCCCGGCCCCCAGGAGGGCCAGGCGGAGGGCAAGTCCGGCCACTGGCAGATCCTGGTGCAGGACCTCCCGTCCGATCCTGCCCAGCACATTTCCCTCGCACAGGGTTTTGCCTTGGCTACGTCCAGTACGCAAAAACGCCGCTGGCAGCATCAGGGCACCCAGGTCCACCACATCCTTGATCCACGCTTTGGCCTTCCTGCCGAGGCGGTCTGGCGCTCGGTGACCGTCTCGGCCCCTACCTGCCTGGAGGCGAACGCGTTCAGCACCGCGGCCGTCGTCCGGGGCTTCCGGGCCCTCGATTGGTTCCGGACCGAAGGAATACCCGCCCGTTTCGTGGACACCAGGGGCATGGTCACCACCACCGGAGGCTGGCCCGCCGACAGCCACCACCCTGCGGAGACCTTCAGTTCGGACGAAAGTCTCGACTCTGAGGAAAGCTTGGGCGCTGCCGATAGCTCCAGCCCGGGAGGTGCAGGCCATGGATGA
- a CDS encoding ferric reductase-like transmembrane domain-containing protein produces the protein MDEALWAFGRVSGFVSLALFTASVLLGILNRSGRPLLVLPRFSISLLHRNIALLATVFLGLHVGSLLLDSFAKLNPVDIVVPFLGSYQPFWQGLGTVALDLVLAIVVTGLLRHRIGQRTFRAVHWLSYGVWPVAMAHALGNGTDVSNGWFLLLAVVSAVAVAAALLWRLSPSFLETFRARQGNLP, from the coding sequence ATGGATGAGGCACTGTGGGCTTTCGGCCGGGTCAGCGGCTTCGTGTCCCTGGCCCTGTTTACCGCGTCGGTGCTGCTGGGAATCCTGAACCGGTCAGGCCGGCCCCTGTTGGTGCTGCCGCGGTTCTCCATCAGCCTCCTGCACCGCAACATCGCGCTGCTCGCCACGGTTTTCCTGGGGCTGCACGTCGGGTCCCTGCTCCTTGACTCTTTTGCCAAGCTCAACCCGGTGGACATCGTGGTTCCGTTCCTGGGTTCATACCAGCCGTTCTGGCAGGGGCTGGGAACGGTCGCCCTGGACCTGGTCCTTGCCATAGTCGTCACAGGGCTGCTGCGGCACCGGATCGGACAACGCACCTTCAGGGCTGTTCACTGGCTTAGCTACGGTGTCTGGCCGGTGGCCATGGCCCATGCCCTTGGAAACGGTACTGATGTTTCAAACGGGTGGTTCCTCCTGCTGGCGGTGGTGTCCGCGGTGGCGGTTGCCGCGGCACTGCTGTGGCGGCTAAGCCCGTCCTTCCTCGAAACCTTTCGCGCCAGGCAAGGAAACCTCCCGTGA
- a CDS encoding alpha/beta hydrolase: MDNRGTHGAGVRGAGISRAGIPLESGGGVHAGQVPLVPAHQPVLSILDASGDTKGVVLVLHGGKAHSRDPVEARHLSPARMVPFARHLHRAGRKHGLAVWSLRNSVRGWNGSDMSPLQDARWALRQIAERHPDVPVFLLGHSMGGLTAVCAADHPQVEAVVALAPWLDPQTPADRVTGRKVLIIHGTTDHMTSPTQSLAFARRAAADAASVQYVSLKGVGHFMLRKVRIWQTLATGFVIKSFAESTGATVQPSRAFTQLLPDSSVQVTL, from the coding sequence ATGGACAACCGTGGTACGCATGGAGCCGGTGTTCGTGGGGCAGGGATATCCCGGGCAGGGATTCCGCTGGAGTCCGGTGGCGGGGTTCATGCCGGGCAGGTCCCCTTGGTTCCAGCCCACCAGCCCGTGCTCAGCATCCTGGATGCATCCGGGGACACCAAGGGCGTGGTCCTGGTCCTGCATGGCGGAAAGGCACACAGCCGGGACCCTGTAGAGGCCCGGCACCTGAGCCCGGCACGCATGGTGCCCTTCGCCCGGCACCTGCACCGCGCGGGCCGGAAGCACGGGCTGGCCGTCTGGTCCCTGCGCAACAGTGTCCGCGGCTGGAACGGCTCCGACATGTCTCCCTTGCAGGACGCACGGTGGGCGCTGCGCCAGATCGCCGAACGCCACCCCGATGTTCCTGTATTCCTGTTGGGCCACTCGATGGGCGGCCTGACCGCTGTGTGCGCCGCGGACCACCCGCAGGTGGAGGCCGTGGTGGCGCTGGCGCCCTGGCTGGACCCGCAAACCCCGGCGGACAGGGTCACCGGCCGGAAGGTCCTGATCATCCACGGGACCACGGACCACATGACCAGCCCCACGCAGTCCCTGGCCTTCGCCCGCCGCGCTGCTGCCGACGCCGCCAGCGTGCAGTATGTGTCGCTCAAGGGCGTTGGCCACTTCATGCTCCGGAAGGTCCGGATATGGCAGACCCTGGCCACCGGGTTCGTCATCAAGTCCTTTGCCGAGAGCACGGGCGCCACCGTCCAGCCGTCCCGCGCCTTCACGCAGCTGCTGCCGGACTCCTCCGTCCAGGTCACCCTTTAG